A single window of Polaribacter sp. SA4-10 DNA harbors:
- a CDS encoding ABC transporter ATP-binding protein: MQHLKDKKGNKNKPKVSILKAFKTIIWPKRKLVFIGLILIVLSRLSSLVLPWKSKELLDEVIPNKDYEQLYNLLGIVGVAILIQSITSFLLTRILSVQAQFLISELRAQVQKKVLSLPISFFDNTKSGALVSRIMSDVEGVRNLIGTGLVQLVGGTITAVISMILLIQISPSMTFFVLVPVAIFGVVALKAFKYIRPIFRNRGVINAEVKGRLTETLSGVRVIKAFNAENQENEVFEKGVDKLFQNVKKSLTATALMTSSSTFLLGIASTGIMGIGGYKIMTGELTVGDFLSFTLLLGFMIAPIVQMSNIGSQLTEALAGLDRTEELMNMNAEEDDEERTIILEDVKGEIIFDDVSFSYEEGKEVLNNISFSVPSGSVTALVGSSGSGKSTIAGLSATFLNPKSGTITVDNIDMSKVKLSSYRKHLGVVLQDEFLFEGTIKENILFPRPNATEQELQNAVKAAYVNEFTDRFDDGLDTLIGERGVKLSGGQRQRLAIARAILADPKIIILDEATSSLDTESESLIQKSLSELVKDRTTIVIAHRLSTIKQANQILVIESGSIVERGTHDELIKLEGRYFDLYTYQAKI, from the coding sequence ATGCAGCACCTAAAAGATAAAAAAGGAAATAAAAATAAACCAAAAGTTTCTATTTTAAAAGCTTTCAAAACAATAATTTGGCCAAAGAGAAAGTTGGTTTTTATAGGTTTAATATTGATCGTTTTAAGTAGATTATCTAGTTTAGTTTTACCTTGGAAAAGTAAGGAGTTGTTAGATGAGGTGATTCCTAATAAAGATTATGAACAACTTTACAATTTGTTAGGTATTGTTGGTGTCGCAATTTTAATACAATCCATCACTTCTTTTTTATTGACAAGAATTTTAAGTGTACAAGCACAATTTCTAATATCAGAATTAAGAGCCCAGGTTCAAAAAAAGGTATTGTCACTGCCTATCAGTTTTTTCGACAACACAAAATCGGGTGCTTTAGTATCTAGAATTATGAGTGATGTTGAAGGCGTTAGAAACTTAATAGGAACGGGTTTAGTTCAATTAGTTGGAGGAACCATTACAGCAGTAATTTCTATGATTTTATTGATTCAAATTAGTCCTTCCATGACGTTTTTTGTGTTAGTTCCTGTTGCAATTTTTGGAGTCGTTGCTTTAAAGGCTTTTAAATATATTCGTCCTATTTTTAGAAATAGAGGTGTTATCAATGCAGAAGTAAAAGGAAGATTAACAGAAACATTGTCTGGCGTTAGAGTTATAAAAGCATTTAATGCAGAAAATCAAGAAAATGAAGTTTTTGAAAAAGGAGTAGATAAATTATTTCAAAATGTAAAAAAGAGTTTAACAGCAACTGCTTTAATGACGAGCTCGTCAACTTTTTTACTAGGAATTGCTTCTACAGGAATTATGGGAATTGGGGGTTATAAAATTATGACTGGCGAATTGACAGTTGGAGATTTTCTTTCTTTTACGTTATTACTTGGTTTTATGATTGCACCAATTGTACAAATGAGTAATATAGGTAGTCAACTAACAGAAGCACTGGCGGGTTTAGATAGAACGGAAGAGTTAATGAATATGAATGCTGAAGAAGATGATGAAGAAAGAACAATCATTTTAGAAGATGTAAAAGGAGAAATCATTTTTGATGATGTGTCCTTTTCTTATGAAGAAGGAAAAGAAGTACTAAATAATATTAGTTTTAGTGTTCCTTCTGGCTCTGTAACCGCTTTGGTTGGGAGTTCTGGTTCTGGGAAATCTACAATAGCTGGTTTATCAGCAACATTTTTAAATCCAAAATCAGGTACAATTACGGTTGATAATATAGACATGTCCAAAGTAAAATTATCTAGTTATAGAAAACACTTAGGTGTCGTTTTACAAGATGAATTTTTATTTGAAGGAACTATTAAGGAAAATATTTTATTTCCAAGACCAAATGCTACTGAACAAGAATTACAGAATGCTGTAAAAGCGGCCTATGTAAATGAATTTACAGACAGATTTGATGATGGTTTAGATACCTTAATAGGAGAAAGAGGTGTAAAATTATCAGGCGGACAACGTCAAAGATTAGCAATTGCAAGAGCAATTTTAGCAGATCCTAAAATTATAATTTTAGATGAAGCAACCTCTAGTTTAGATACAGAAAGCGAGTCTTTAATTCAGAAAAGTTTATCAGAATTAGTAAAAGATAGAACTACTATTGTAATTGCGCACAGATTAAGTACTATAAAACAAGCAAATCAAATTTTAGTAATAGAATCTGGTAGTATTGTAGAAAGAGGTACGCATGATGAATTAATAAAATTAGAAGGAAGATATTTTGATCTATATACGTATCAAGCAAAAATTTAA